A single Sporosarcina sp. FSL W8-0480 DNA region contains:
- the spoIID gene encoding stage II sporulation protein D produces MKKTIETEPEPEVVATEEPCTIYITVEGVDKSLPLEDYVIGVVAGEMPMDFHDEALRAQAIAARTYVLRTTENGKKPIEATVSAQVYKTVEERRERWGKDFRKNEKRLLEIVESTAGDTIVYEDELITAMFFSTSNGKTETAQNYSGSSIPYLQSVESPGEDIVAAEFERRVEMPIVQWNKKLGSSWNADRFKNLQLVRNHTGRVQKAVSGEFEMSGREMREALGLASTDFNIAYDVTNKIVIIDTIGYGHGVGMSQYGAEAFARKGWTAENIITYYYSGTKIKKFELPESECLKSPTLANNSK; encoded by the coding sequence ATGAAAAAAACTATCGAGACAGAACCAGAACCAGAAGTTGTAGCAACAGAGGAGCCGTGCACAATCTATATCACAGTGGAAGGGGTGGACAAGTCATTGCCTCTTGAGGATTACGTCATCGGAGTCGTCGCCGGCGAAATGCCGATGGACTTCCATGACGAAGCCTTAAGAGCCCAGGCGATTGCTGCACGGACATATGTACTGCGGACTACAGAGAACGGCAAGAAACCTATCGAAGCAACCGTCTCCGCGCAAGTGTACAAAACGGTGGAAGAACGAAGGGAACGGTGGGGCAAGGATTTCAGGAAAAACGAGAAAAGACTACTCGAAATAGTAGAGTCGACAGCGGGGGACACAATTGTCTATGAAGACGAACTGATCACCGCCATGTTTTTCTCCACCTCGAACGGTAAGACCGAGACAGCGCAAAACTACAGCGGCAGCTCAATCCCGTACTTACAAAGCGTTGAAAGCCCGGGTGAGGACATCGTTGCAGCGGAATTTGAAAGACGGGTCGAAATGCCAATCGTCCAGTGGAATAAAAAACTTGGTTCCTCTTGGAATGCAGATCGTTTCAAAAACCTTCAACTCGTTCGCAATCATACAGGACGAGTCCAGAAAGCGGTGTCTGGTGAGTTTGAAATGAGCGGCAGGGAAATGCGCGAGGCACTTGGACTTGCCTCCACGGACTTCAACATTGCGTATGACGTCACAAACAAAATCGTCATCATCGATACGATAGGATATGGCCACGGAGTCGGCATGAGCCAATACGGTGCAGAGGCCTTCGCCAGGAAAGGATGGACGGCAGAAAACATTATCACATACTACTATTCAGGCACAAAAATAAAAAAGTTTGAACTTCCTGAATCTGAATGTTTAAAATCACCAACACTTGCAAACAATAGCAAGTGA
- the murA gene encoding UDP-N-acetylglucosamine 1-carboxyvinyltransferase, which translates to MDKIIIRGGRVLNGNVRVEGAKNAVLPILAAALLASDGPNVIRDVPNLSDVSTINEVVKSLNAKVEYDAEKGQVIIDSTEPLSSEAHFEYVRKMRASILVMGPLLARNGFARVALPGGCAIGSRPIDQHLKGFEAMGAEITFGNGHVEAKAENGLKGAKIYLDFPSVGATENIMTAAALATGTTVIENAAKEPEIVDLANFINEMGGRVIGAGTDAIRIEGVQKLHGTIHHIIPDRIETGTFMVAAAITGGDVTIENAVPEHNAALISKLGEMGVKITELDEGLRIQAQHPLKAVDLKTMPHPGFPTDMQSQMMALMLTATGTGVLTETVFENRFMHVEEFRRMNASVKIEGRSVIISGPSDLQGAEVAATDLRAAAALILAGLVAEGVTRVTELIHLDRGYVDFHKKLKALGADIERVSEEEKIVKEIELV; encoded by the coding sequence GTGGATAAAATAATTATTAGAGGTGGACGTGTTCTTAATGGAAACGTTCGTGTAGAGGGCGCAAAAAATGCAGTATTACCAATACTTGCTGCAGCATTGTTAGCGTCGGATGGGCCAAACGTCATAAGAGATGTACCTAACCTTTCAGATGTTTCGACAATTAACGAAGTTGTGAAAAGCCTTAATGCAAAAGTTGAATATGACGCAGAAAAAGGGCAAGTAATAATTGATTCGACAGAACCGCTTTCAAGCGAAGCACATTTCGAATATGTACGGAAAATGCGTGCATCTATTTTGGTCATGGGTCCACTACTTGCACGTAACGGTTTCGCACGCGTTGCACTACCAGGTGGATGCGCAATCGGATCCCGTCCAATCGATCAGCATCTTAAAGGATTCGAAGCGATGGGAGCAGAAATTACATTCGGCAATGGACATGTAGAGGCGAAAGCAGAGAACGGACTAAAAGGAGCTAAGATTTACCTCGACTTCCCGAGCGTTGGTGCAACAGAAAACATCATGACTGCCGCTGCACTCGCAACAGGCACGACCGTTATCGAAAACGCGGCGAAAGAGCCGGAAATTGTCGATTTAGCGAACTTCATCAACGAAATGGGCGGCCGTGTCATCGGAGCTGGAACAGATGCCATCCGTATCGAAGGCGTTCAGAAATTACATGGAACAATCCATCATATCATTCCTGACCGCATCGAAACAGGAACGTTCATGGTGGCAGCTGCTATCACAGGAGGCGATGTCACAATCGAAAACGCCGTTCCTGAGCATAACGCTGCATTAATCTCAAAGCTTGGAGAAATGGGCGTCAAAATCACTGAATTGGATGAAGGACTTCGCATTCAGGCGCAGCACCCATTAAAAGCAGTCGATCTGAAGACGATGCCGCATCCAGGCTTCCCGACAGATATGCAATCCCAAATGATGGCGCTCATGCTTACAGCAACAGGCACGGGAGTATTGACAGAAACTGTATTCGAAAACCGCTTCATGCACGTAGAAGAATTCCGCCGCATGAACGCAAGCGTTAAAATCGAAGGACGTTCAGTCATCATCTCAGGGCCATCCGATCTGCAAGGTGCTGAAGTCGCAGCAACAGACCTTCGTGCAGCAGCTGCCCTCATCTTGGCAGGACTCGTCGCAGAAGGCGTTACGCGCGTAACAGAACTCATCCACTTGGACAGAGGCTACGTCGACTTCCATAAGAAATTAAAAGCACTTGGCGCAGATATCGAACGCGTATCCGAGGAAGAAAAAATCGTTAAAGAAATAGAACTTGTATGA
- a CDS encoding DUF1146 family protein, with protein MNSVFAHNPMLAIVSHIFFIGLTFYALQSIMPEKIIKKNHVFQAQLLFILLSFAIGSTVSNFFLDISYWSGRVPSLIYR; from the coding sequence ATGAATAGTGTATTTGCTCACAATCCAATGTTAGCGATTGTTTCCCATATTTTTTTCATTGGGTTAACCTTCTATGCGCTCCAATCGATCATGCCAGAAAAAATCATCAAAAAGAATCACGTTTTCCAAGCACAATTACTTTTCATTTTATTGAGTTTTGCTATAGGTTCGACTGTATCAAATTTCTTTTTGGACATATCCTATTGGTCAGGAAGAGTTCCTTCATTAATTTACCGATAA
- a CDS encoding nuclease-related domain-containing protein: MIIKQRKRTSEMDGLIALERRLGRGNENKQKIKEKLYNVEAGYNGECQYDKYLKEFKPRYPHAILHDVTLNYDGIYFQMDSLLITSSFIVISEVKNIAEKIVVKAKPMQFIKEYPSGQRIPLRSPITEVERKIHLLENWLHARNIKMPVRGLIAFAYNNEMQIEETPEMDIMFTYDVPAYLRSLPINQEILSRQEIQKLSNEILKNHREFNPFPLATKFNIHPAEIIPGVICTECGKFKMKWEERKWRCFSCGYMGSEEYKAALEDWRYLIKETMTNKEFRYFMQIECRHLAKYLLAKAPTKLIGHGRNAHYELQIDK; encoded by the coding sequence ATGATAATAAAACAAAGGAAACGAACAAGTGAAATGGACGGATTAATTGCATTGGAAAGGAGATTAGGGAGGGGCAACGAGAACAAGCAAAAAATTAAGGAGAAACTTTATAATGTTGAAGCAGGATACAATGGGGAATGCCAATACGATAAGTATCTAAAAGAATTTAAACCCCGTTATCCACATGCAATTCTTCATGATGTAACCTTAAATTATGACGGAATTTATTTTCAAATGGACTCATTACTCATTACTTCTTCCTTTATCGTCATCTCCGAAGTAAAGAACATAGCAGAAAAAATAGTAGTTAAGGCAAAACCTATGCAATTTATAAAGGAATATCCATCGGGACAACGGATACCTCTTCGTAGCCCAATAACTGAAGTTGAAAGAAAAATACATTTATTGGAGAATTGGTTGCATGCAAGGAACATCAAAATGCCGGTTAGAGGGCTAATTGCGTTTGCATACAATAACGAGATGCAAATTGAGGAAACACCTGAGATGGATATTATGTTTACCTACGACGTTCCAGCATACCTAAGATCACTACCAATCAATCAAGAAATCTTAAGCAGACAAGAAATTCAAAAACTATCCAATGAAATTCTCAAAAATCATCGTGAGTTTAATCCTTTTCCGTTGGCCACTAAATTCAATATTCATCCAGCCGAAATAATTCCAGGGGTCATTTGTACGGAATGCGGAAAATTTAAGATGAAATGGGAGGAAAGAAAATGGCGGTGTTTCTCCTGCGGCTATATGGGGTCAGAAGAGTATAAAGCGGCATTAGAAGACTGGCGCTATTTAATAAAAGAGACAATGACTAACAAGGAGTTTAGGTATTTCATGCAAATCGAATGTCGACATCTTGCGAAATATTTATTAGCGAAAGCCCCAACAAAACTTATAGGGCATGGCCGAAATGCCCATTATGAGTTACAGATCGATAAATAA
- a CDS encoding M23 family metallopeptidase produces MREEKPKFPSQKNKSQKNRWFWPAIYAGIAIVFVGMIWGYNAIQKGPNETADATADPDNQPIVETNAANEVLKYPFNEELFDNVAILQEYYDAEADEEARENALLVFNQTYITNKGVSISVDGQPFEVVAAMSGVVQEVILDHFKGGEVKIAHANGMTTVYGSLTGILVKEGDEVIQGQSLGTATSNDWNAQAGTHLLFEVHKDGIPVNPRSYLGF; encoded by the coding sequence ATGCGAGAAGAAAAACCGAAATTCCCTTCTCAGAAGAATAAGAGTCAAAAGAATAGATGGTTCTGGCCTGCCATCTATGCGGGAATCGCGATCGTGTTCGTCGGCATGATTTGGGGCTACAATGCCATTCAAAAAGGTCCTAACGAAACAGCCGATGCAACAGCTGATCCTGACAACCAACCAATCGTAGAAACAAACGCTGCAAATGAAGTACTCAAATACCCGTTCAATGAAGAACTTTTCGACAACGTGGCCATTTTACAAGAGTACTATGATGCAGAAGCAGACGAAGAAGCGCGCGAAAACGCACTACTTGTCTTCAACCAAACGTACATTACAAACAAAGGCGTCTCAATCTCTGTTGATGGCCAACCATTTGAAGTAGTCGCAGCCATGAGCGGAGTCGTCCAGGAAGTCATTTTGGACCATTTCAAAGGCGGCGAAGTCAAAATCGCCCACGCCAACGGAATGACAACAGTCTACGGCTCACTAACTGGCATTCTCGTTAAAGAAGGCGACGAAGTCATCCAAGGACAATCACTCGGCACGGCCACAAGCAACGATTGGAACGCCCAAGCCGGCACACATCTACTTTTCGAAGTACACAAAGACGGCATCCCAGTCAACCCGCGCTCATATTTAGGATTTTAA
- a CDS encoding F0F1 ATP synthase subunit epsilon, which produces MKTIKVNIVTPDGPVSETDAEMVIAATEFGEIGVLPGHIAMVAPLQIGALRLKNGSSTVNVAVHGGFIEVRPDVVTILAQSAELAENIDIARAKLAAKRAEEALKAKNNDVEAKLAELHLRRAITRIKVYEMR; this is translated from the coding sequence ATGAAGACAATTAAAGTCAATATCGTCACTCCCGACGGCCCTGTTAGTGAAACTGATGCGGAAATGGTGATTGCCGCAACTGAATTTGGTGAAATCGGGGTCCTTCCCGGCCATATCGCAATGGTTGCACCACTTCAAATCGGTGCGCTTCGCCTAAAAAACGGAAGCTCGACTGTAAATGTCGCCGTGCATGGCGGGTTCATCGAAGTTCGTCCCGATGTCGTCACCATTTTAGCTCAAAGCGCTGAACTAGCTGAAAACATCGATATCGCTCGCGCTAAACTCGCAGCGAAACGTGCAGAAGAAGCGCTAAAAGCGAAAAACAACGACGTTGAGGCAAAGTTGGCGGAGCTCCACCTAAGACGGGCCATCACTCGTATAAAGGTTTACGAAATGAGATAA
- a CDS encoding sporulation transcriptional regulator SpoIIID — protein MHEQIRRRCVRLGKMLLDTGLTVRALAKATGYSKSTVHKDLTERLPNVDAELSEEVAKVLAYHKSVRHLRGGEATRMKWMNENKKARNM, from the coding sequence GTGCACGAGCAAATTCGGAGGCGATGCGTGCGCCTCGGTAAAATGTTGCTGGACACTGGACTTACAGTACGGGCACTTGCGAAAGCGACGGGCTATTCGAAAAGCACGGTCCACAAAGATTTAACGGAACGACTGCCGAATGTGGATGCTGAGTTGTCTGAAGAAGTCGCAAAAGTACTTGCCTATCATAAGTCTGTCAGACATTTAAGAGGCGGTGAAGCAACACGGATGAAATGGATGAATGAAAATAAGAAGGCCCGCAACATGTAG
- a CDS encoding rod shape-determining protein yields MFAKDIGIDLGTANVLIHVKGKGIVLDEPAVVAIDKQTNKVLAVGEEASKMVGRTPGNIVAIRPMKDGVIADFDVTEAMLRHFINKLKVKGFLSKPRILICCPTNITSVEQKAIQDAAEKSGGKKIYLEEEPKVAAIGAGMDIFQPSGNMVIDIGGGTTDVAVLSMGDIVTSESIKAAGDMFDNDIIQAIKRKHKLHIGERTAETIKKSIATVFRGSRKESMDIRGRDMVSGLPRTITVDSEEIREALNESVEMIVQSAKNVLEKTPPELSADIIDRGIFLTGGGALMHGIDQLLAEELKVPVFVSDNPLSCVAVGTGILLENISKAGRY; encoded by the coding sequence ATGTTTGCTAAGGATATTGGAATCGACCTTGGAACTGCCAATGTGTTGATTCACGTAAAAGGGAAAGGGATTGTGCTTGACGAGCCGGCTGTTGTTGCCATTGACAAGCAAACGAATAAGGTTTTGGCTGTCGGTGAGGAAGCCAGTAAAATGGTCGGTAGAACGCCAGGTAACATTGTTGCGATCCGACCAATGAAAGATGGAGTCATCGCTGATTTCGACGTCACCGAGGCGATGCTTCGCCATTTTATCAATAAGTTGAAAGTCAAAGGATTTTTGTCGAAACCGCGGATTCTGATTTGCTGCCCGACGAACATTACAAGTGTCGAACAGAAAGCAATCCAGGACGCTGCAGAAAAATCCGGCGGAAAAAAGATCTATCTTGAAGAAGAGCCGAAAGTCGCAGCAATCGGGGCCGGAATGGACATTTTCCAACCAAGCGGGAATATGGTAATCGATATCGGCGGGGGAACGACGGATGTCGCAGTTCTGTCGATGGGGGATATCGTCACTTCGGAGTCGATAAAAGCGGCGGGCGACATGTTTGACAATGACATCATCCAAGCTATAAAAAGAAAGCATAAACTACATATTGGGGAACGAACAGCTGAAACGATTAAGAAAAGCATTGCAACGGTATTCCGGGGCAGCCGTAAAGAATCGATGGATATTCGTGGACGCGATATGGTTTCGGGTTTACCGCGTACAATTACGGTTGATTCTGAAGAAATTCGCGAAGCATTGAATGAATCTGTGGAAATGATCGTTCAATCGGCGAAAAACGTTTTGGAAAAAACACCACCGGAACTTTCCGCCGACATTATAGACCGTGGCATTTTCCTTACAGGTGGCGGCGCGCTGATGCATGGAATAGACCAACTTCTTGCTGAGGAATTAAAAGTTCCGGTTTTTGTTTCGGACAACCCACTTAGCTGTGTTGCAGTCGGGACGGGCATTCTTCTTGAAAACATCAGTAAAGCAGGACGTTATTGA
- a CDS encoding flagellar hook-basal body protein → MFRGFYTAGSGMIAQQRRTEMLANNMANANTPGFKAEQSTIRSFPEMLMSSVNATRIPTEKGLHYKGITLVGPLSTGVYMQETLPLFTQGSLRETGMTTDVALIDVNLPVNTETNERGTVFFRLENENGNELYTRNGNFTIDANGNLTNPMGYYVLDSNGQRIQLQSDEFTISDNGVIMQDGATVATLGVSFAEQPSSLLKQDNGLFASQNGNLPGTQGGFSFQQGYLEGSNVDAAKTMTDMLAAFRAFEANQKILQAYDRSMEKAVNEIGRVN, encoded by the coding sequence ATGTTCCGAGGATTTTACACAGCAGGTTCCGGCATGATCGCGCAACAGCGCAGGACGGAAATGTTGGCGAATAATATGGCGAACGCCAACACACCGGGCTTTAAAGCTGAACAGTCAACGATCCGGTCATTCCCTGAAATGTTAATGTCCAGTGTGAACGCGACACGGATTCCTACGGAAAAAGGCCTTCACTATAAAGGCATAACGTTAGTAGGGCCACTTTCAACAGGCGTTTACATGCAAGAGACATTGCCGCTTTTCACGCAAGGATCACTACGGGAAACCGGCATGACGACTGACGTTGCACTCATCGATGTCAATTTGCCGGTCAATACCGAAACGAACGAGCGTGGAACTGTCTTTTTCAGGCTTGAAAATGAAAATGGAAATGAGCTGTACACACGAAACGGTAATTTCACGATTGACGCGAACGGCAATCTGACGAATCCGATGGGATACTATGTTCTTGACTCAAACGGACAACGCATTCAGTTGCAAAGTGATGAATTCACTATTTCCGACAATGGTGTCATCATGCAAGATGGGGCAACAGTTGCGACACTTGGTGTTTCATTCGCGGAGCAGCCCTCCTCACTTTTGAAACAAGATAACGGCCTATTCGCGAGTCAAAACGGAAACCTTCCGGGAACGCAAGGCGGCTTTTCATTCCAACAGGGGTATTTGGAAGGCTCTAACGTAGATGCAGCGAAGACGATGACGGACATGCTTGCCGCGTTCAGGGCGTTCGAGGCGAATCAAAAAATACTCCAGGCATATGACCGTAGCATGGAAAAAGCAGTGAATGAAATTGGCCGTGTCAATTAA